A region from the Salvia splendens isolate huo1 chromosome 15, SspV2, whole genome shotgun sequence genome encodes:
- the LOC121768940 gene encoding UDP-N-acetylglucosamine--dolichyl-phosphate N-acetylglucosaminephosphotransferase-like: MAARKRATSTTVKTTEPAPEKPKSESPAAEPPIRPAKLATILKFFLIFSIPYFYLIFTHYRIDYEIKRSILISAFVSGIGFLITVKMIPVASKYVLRRNLFGYDINKKGTPDGSIKVPESLGIVVAVVFLAVAILFQYFNLTADSNWLVEYNAALASICFITLLGFVDDVLDVPWRVKLVLPSIAALPLLMAYAGHTTIIIPKPLVPYVGMDILDLGWIYKLYMGLLAVFCTNSINIHAGINGLEVGQTVVIACAILIHNIMQIGVATDLEHKQAHVFSIYLVQPLLATSLALLSFNWYPSSVFVGDTYTYFAGMTMAVVGILGHFSETLLIFFAPQVLNFLLSLPQLAGIIPCPRHRLPKFDPQTGLLTGTNDGTLVNLFLRQFGRRSEKSLCILLLIFQAICCGFCFFLRWLLTGWYK, from the exons ATGGCAGCTAGGAAGCGAGCTACATCAACAACAGTAAAAACTACGGAGCCCGCCCCGGAGAAGCCCAAGTCCGAGTCACCGGCGGCGGAACCCCCAATTCGACCAGCAAAATTGGCCACAATCCTCAAATTCTTTCTCATATTCTCGATTCCCTATTTTTACTTGATTTTCACACACTACAGGATCGATTATGAGATTAAACGATCGATCCTGATCAGTGCTTTCGTCAGCGGCATAGGGTTCCTAATCACGGTTAAAATGATCCCCGTGGCGTCCAAGTATGTGTTGAGGAGGAATTTGTTTGGGTATGATATTAACAAGAAGGGCACCCCTGATGGATCCATTAAAGT GCCTGAATCGTTGGGTATAGTTGTTGCTGTAGTTTTTCTAGCCGTCGCTATCTTGTTTCAATATTTCAACCTCACCGCAGATTCAAAT tgGCTAGTCGAATACAATGCTGCACTAGCATCAATCTGCTTCATCACTCTGCTTGGTTTTGTGGATGACGTCCTTGATGTACCCTGGAGGGT GAAACTGGTGTTACCATCTATCGCTGCTCTACCATTGTTGATGGCTTATGCCGGGCATACAACTATAATCATACCAAAGCCACTTGTTCCATATGTTGGAATGGACATTTTAGATTTAG GGTGGATTTATAAGCTCTACATGGGGTTGTTGGCTGTGTTCTGCACGAATTCAATTAACATTCATGCGGGTATTAATGGCCTCGAAGTTGGACAGACAGTCGTTATTGCTTGTGCT ATCTTGATACATAACATCATGCAAATTGGGGTAGCTACTGATCTGGAACACAAGCAAGCACATGTTTTCTCCATTTACCTTGTGCAACCCTTGCTTGCAACTTCTTTAGCATTACTTTCTTTTAACTG GTATCCCTCTTCAGTTTTCGTAGGGGACACTTACACTTACTTTGCTGGAATGACTATGGCTGTTGTTGGCATTTTAGGCCATTTTAG CGAAACACTGCTGATATTCTTCGCTCCACAAGTGTTGAACTTTCTGCTTTCGCTTCCTCAG CTGGCTGGCATTATACCTTGCCCACGACATCGACTTCCAAA GTTCGACCCCCAAACTGGGCTACTAACAGGGACCAACGATGGAACTCTTGTCAACTTATTTCTGCGGCAGTTTGGGCGGAGATCAGAGAAGTCCCTCTGTATTCTGCTCTTAATTTTCCAG GCTATATGCTGTGGATTCTGCTTCTTTCTTCGGTGGCTCCTCACCGGCTGGTACAAGTGA